Proteins from a single region of Streptomyces griseiscabiei:
- the uvrA gene encoding excinuclease ABC subunit UvrA: MADRLIVRGAREHNLKNVSLDLPRDSLIVFTGLSGSGKSSLAFDTIFAEGQRRYVESLSSYARQFLGQMDKPDVDFIEGLSPAVSIDQKSTSRNPRSTVGTITEVYDYLRLLFARIGKPHCPECGRPISRQSPQAIVDRVLELPEGSRFQVLSPLVRERKGEFVDLFADLQTKGYSRARVDGETVQLSSPPTLKKQEKHTIEVVVDRLTVKESAKRRLTDSVETALGLSGGMVVLDFVDLPEDDPERERMFSEHLYCTYDDLSFEELEPRSFSFNSPFGACPDCSGIGTRMEVDPELIVPDEDKSLDEGAIHPWSHGHTKDYFGRLIGALADALGFRTDIPFAGLPQRARKALLYGHKTQIEVRYRNRYGRERVYTTAFEGAVPFVKRRHGEAESDASRERFEGYMREVPCPTCEGTRLKPIVLAVTVMEKSIAEVSAMSISDCADFLGELKLNARDKKIAERVLKEVNERLRFLVDVGLDYLSLNRAAGTLSGGEAQRIRLATQIGSGLVGVLYVLDEPSIGLHQRDNHRLIETLVRLRDMGNTLIVVEHDEDTIKMADWIVDIGPGAGEHGGKVVHSGSLKELLDNTESQTGQYLSGRKAIPLPDIRRPLDPTRQLTVHGARENNLQDIDVSFPLGVFTAVTGVSGSGKSTLVNDILYTHLARELNGARSVPGRHTRVDGDDLVDKVVHVDQSPIGRTPRSNPATYTGVFDHVRKLFAETTEAKVRGYLPGRFSFNVKGGRCENCAGDGTIKIEMNFLPDVYVPCEVCHGARYNRETLEVHYKGKSIADVLNMPIEEATDFFEAVPSIARHLRTLKDVGLGYVRLGQSATTLSGGEAQRVKLASELQRRSTGRTVYVLDEPTTGLHFEDISKLLTVLSGLVDKGNTVIVIEHNLDVIKTADWVVDMGPEGGAGGGLVIAEGTPEEVAGVPASHTGKFLREILGADRISDAASVKAPRKAAAKKTVAAGTTAKKTVAARATAKKAAPAKKAAPAEKTVPAKKTTRARKA, from the coding sequence GTGGCCGACCGTCTCATCGTCCGTGGCGCGCGCGAGCACAACCTGAAGAACGTCTCGCTCGACCTGCCACGCGACTCGCTCATCGTCTTCACGGGCCTGTCGGGGTCGGGCAAGTCCTCGCTGGCCTTCGACACCATCTTCGCCGAGGGCCAGCGGCGGTACGTCGAGTCGCTCTCCTCCTACGCCCGGCAGTTCCTCGGGCAGATGGACAAGCCGGACGTCGACTTCATCGAGGGTCTGTCCCCGGCGGTCTCCATCGACCAGAAGTCGACCTCGCGCAACCCGCGCTCGACGGTCGGCACGATCACCGAGGTCTACGACTATCTGCGGCTGCTCTTCGCGCGCATCGGCAAGCCGCACTGCCCGGAGTGCGGCCGGCCGATCTCGCGCCAGTCGCCGCAGGCCATCGTCGACCGGGTGCTGGAGCTGCCGGAGGGGAGCCGCTTCCAGGTCCTGTCGCCGCTCGTGCGCGAGCGCAAGGGCGAGTTCGTGGACCTCTTCGCGGACCTCCAGACCAAGGGATACAGCCGCGCGCGGGTGGACGGCGAGACCGTCCAGCTCTCCAGCCCGCCCACCCTGAAGAAGCAGGAGAAGCACACCATCGAGGTGGTCGTCGACCGTCTCACGGTGAAGGAGTCCGCCAAGCGCCGCCTCACCGACTCGGTGGAGACCGCCCTCGGCCTCTCCGGCGGCATGGTCGTGCTCGACTTCGTCGACCTCCCCGAGGACGACCCCGAGCGCGAGCGCATGTTCTCGGAGCACCTCTACTGCACGTACGACGACCTGTCCTTCGAGGAGCTGGAGCCCCGCTCCTTCTCCTTCAACTCGCCCTTCGGCGCCTGCCCCGACTGCTCCGGCATCGGCACGCGCATGGAGGTCGACCCCGAGCTGATCGTCCCGGACGAGGACAAGTCGCTCGACGAGGGCGCCATCCACCCCTGGTCGCACGGCCACACCAAGGACTACTTCGGCCGTCTCATCGGCGCCCTCGCGGACGCGCTGGGATTCCGGACCGACATCCCCTTCGCCGGACTCCCGCAGCGCGCGAGGAAGGCCCTGCTGTACGGCCACAAGACACAGATCGAGGTGCGCTACCGCAACCGGTACGGCCGCGAGCGGGTGTACACCACGGCCTTCGAGGGTGCCGTCCCCTTCGTGAAGCGGCGGCACGGCGAGGCCGAGAGCGACGCCAGCCGGGAGCGCTTCGAGGGCTATATGCGCGAGGTGCCCTGCCCCACCTGTGAGGGCACGCGCCTGAAGCCGATCGTCCTCGCGGTCACCGTCATGGAGAAGTCGATCGCCGAGGTCTCCGCCATGTCGATCAGCGACTGCGCGGACTTCCTGGGCGAGCTGAAGCTGAACGCCCGCGACAAGAAGATCGCCGAGCGGGTGCTGAAGGAGGTCAACGAACGGCTGCGGTTCCTGGTCGACGTCGGCCTCGACTACCTCTCGCTGAACCGCGCGGCGGGCACGCTCTCCGGCGGCGAGGCCCAGCGCATCCGGCTCGCCACCCAGATCGGCTCCGGCCTCGTCGGCGTGCTCTACGTCCTCGACGAGCCGTCCATCGGTCTGCACCAGCGCGACAACCACCGGCTCATCGAGACCCTGGTCCGGCTGCGCGACATGGGCAACACGCTCATCGTCGTCGAGCACGACGAGGACACCATCAAGATGGCCGACTGGATCGTCGACATCGGCCCCGGCGCGGGCGAGCACGGCGGCAAGGTCGTGCACAGCGGCTCCCTGAAGGAGCTGCTCGACAACACCGAGTCGCAGACCGGGCAGTACCTCTCGGGCCGCAAGGCCATCCCGCTGCCCGACATCCGCCGCCCGCTCGACCCCACCCGGCAGCTCACGGTGCACGGCGCCCGGGAGAACAACCTCCAGGACATCGACGTGTCCTTCCCGCTGGGCGTCTTCACCGCCGTCACCGGTGTGTCCGGCTCCGGCAAGTCCACGCTGGTCAACGACATCCTGTACACCCACCTGGCCCGTGAGCTGAACGGCGCCCGCAGCGTCCCCGGTCGGCACACGCGCGTGGACGGCGACGACCTCGTCGACAAGGTCGTGCACGTCGACCAGTCGCCGATCGGCCGCACCCCCCGGTCCAACCCGGCGACGTACACCGGGGTCTTCGACCACGTCCGCAAGCTGTTCGCCGAGACGACCGAGGCGAAGGTGCGCGGCTATCTGCCGGGCCGCTTCTCCTTCAACGTCAAGGGCGGCCGCTGCGAGAACTGCGCGGGCGACGGCACCATCAAGATCGAGATGAACTTCCTCCCGGACGTCTACGTCCCGTGCGAGGTCTGCCACGGCGCCCGGTACAACCGGGAGACCCTGGAGGTCCACTACAAGGGCAAGTCCATCGCCGACGTACTGAACATGCCGATCGAGGAGGCCACGGACTTCTTCGAGGCCGTCCCCTCGATCGCCCGCCACCTCAGGACCCTGAAGGACGTCGGCCTCGGCTACGTCCGGCTCGGCCAGTCCGCGACCACCCTGTCCGGCGGTGAGGCGCAGCGCGTCAAGCTCGCCAGCGAGCTGCAGCGCCGCTCCACCGGACGCACGGTGTACGTCCTGGACGAGCCGACCACCGGTCTGCACTTCGAGGACATCAGCAAGCTCCTCACGGTGCTGTCCGGCCTGGTCGACAAGGGCAACACGGTCATCGTCATCGAGCACAACCTCGATGTCATCAAGACCGCCGACTGGGTCGTCGACATGGGGCCGGAGGGCGGCGCCGGCGGTGGTCTCGTCATCGCCGAGGGCACGCCCGAGGAGGTCGCCGGGGTGCCGGCCAGCCACACCGGCAAGTTCCTGCGGGAGATCCTCGGCGCCGACCGGATCAGCGACGCGGCCTCGGTGAAGGCCCCGCGCAAGGCCGCCGCGAAGAAGACGGTCGCCGCCGGTACGACGGCGAAGAAGACGGTCGCCGCCAGAGCGACCGCCAAGAAGGCGGCGCCCGCGAAGAAGGCGGCTCCTGCGGAGAAGACCGTGCCCGCGAAGAAGACCACACGGGCACGCAAGGCCTGA
- a CDS encoding response regulator: MSMRCLIVDDSARFLEAARTLLERDGIDVVAVASTGAQALARAAELAPDLVLLDIDLDGESGLELAPRLARTAASVIILTSTHPLDDIQELVAATPARGFLHKSKLSGQALRELLGPDHGCPAC; the protein is encoded by the coding sequence ATGTCCATGCGCTGTCTCATCGTCGATGACAGTGCCCGGTTCCTGGAGGCGGCCCGTACGTTGCTGGAGCGTGACGGGATCGATGTCGTCGCCGTGGCGTCCACGGGCGCCCAGGCGCTGGCACGGGCCGCGGAACTGGCCCCGGATCTCGTTCTTCTGGACATCGACCTCGACGGCGAGAGCGGGTTGGAGCTCGCGCCGAGGCTCGCCCGCACCGCGGCGTCCGTCATCATCCTCACCTCCACGCATCCGCTGGACGACATCCAGGAACTCGTCGCCGCCACTCCGGCCCGGGGTTTTCTGCACAAGTCGAAGCTCTCGGGGCAGGCGCTGCGGGAGCTTCTGGGGCCTGATCACGGGTGCCCGGCGTGTTGA
- a CDS encoding MBL fold metallo-hydrolase: MTYSGAVKVGGPADVHELRDLMISKVAVGPMDNNAYLLRCRATDEQLLIDAANDAGTLLTLIGDDGIASVVTTHQHGDHWQALTEVVAATGARTYAGRDDAEGIPVATDVPVGDGDTIRVGRVELTARHLVGHTPGSIALVYDDPHGHPHVFTGDCLFPGGVGNTRKDPEAFASLIHDVETKIFDALPDETWVYPGHGNDTTLGAERPHLPEWRARGW; encoded by the coding sequence ATGACGTACAGCGGAGCGGTGAAGGTCGGCGGTCCTGCGGATGTGCACGAGCTGCGGGACCTGATGATCTCCAAGGTCGCGGTGGGCCCGATGGACAACAACGCGTATCTGCTGCGCTGCCGGGCCACCGACGAGCAACTGCTGATCGACGCCGCGAACGACGCCGGCACACTGCTCACGCTGATCGGTGACGACGGGATCGCGTCCGTCGTCACCACACATCAGCACGGCGACCACTGGCAGGCGCTCACCGAGGTCGTGGCGGCCACCGGCGCCCGTACGTACGCGGGCCGGGACGACGCCGAGGGCATCCCCGTGGCGACCGACGTCCCCGTGGGCGACGGGGACACGATCCGGGTGGGGCGCGTGGAGCTGACCGCGCGCCACCTGGTGGGCCACACACCGGGTTCGATCGCCCTGGTCTACGACGACCCGCACGGACATCCGCATGTGTTCACCGGGGACTGCCTCTTCCCTGGCGGGGTGGGCAACACCCGCAAGGACCCCGAGGCGTTCGCGAGTCTGATCCACGACGTGGAGACGAAGATCTTCGACGCCCTGCCCGACGAGACCTGGGTCTACCCGGGCCACGGCAACGACACCACGCTCGGCGCGGAGCGCCCGCACCTGCCGGAGTGGCGCGCACGGGGCTGGTGA
- a CDS encoding carbohydrate kinase family protein: protein MIVVAGEALIDLVPQGAGPLVDLRPARGGGPYNTAVALGRLGSPTAFCSRVSYDAYGEALLGGLRDAGVDVGPVRRGPEPTTLALASVDEGGSARYSFYVEGSADRLFETPERLPAGTRAVSFGTCSLVLEPGASAYEKLMHTCAAQGVFTALDPNIRPGLIPDADAYRTRFKSWLPSVSLLKLSEEDAEWLGGTPRLWLDAGPSAVVITHGGDGLTVHTRAGAEYSVPGEKVDVVDTIGAGDTVNAALLHGLAARDALSDPALTALGADAWTRLLRFAARAAAITCSRAGAEPPYAAEVGEV from the coding sequence GTGATCGTCGTCGCCGGTGAAGCCCTGATCGACCTGGTCCCGCAAGGCGCGGGCCCGCTCGTGGATCTGCGGCCCGCTCGTGGCGGCGGCCCCTACAACACGGCCGTGGCGCTCGGCCGTCTCGGCTCCCCCACCGCCTTCTGCTCCCGGGTGTCGTACGACGCCTACGGCGAGGCCCTGTTGGGCGGCCTGCGCGACGCGGGGGTGGACGTGGGGCCGGTGCGACGCGGCCCCGAGCCGACGACCCTCGCCCTGGCCTCCGTCGACGAGGGCGGCTCCGCCCGGTACTCCTTCTATGTCGAGGGCAGCGCCGACCGGCTGTTCGAGACTCCCGAACGGCTCCCCGCCGGTACCCGGGCCGTCTCCTTCGGCACCTGCTCACTCGTCCTGGAGCCCGGCGCGAGCGCGTACGAGAAGCTGATGCACACCTGCGCCGCCCAGGGGGTGTTCACCGCGCTCGACCCCAACATCCGGCCGGGGCTGATCCCGGACGCGGACGCCTACCGGACCCGCTTCAAGAGCTGGCTGCCCTCGGTGTCGCTGCTCAAGCTCTCCGAGGAGGACGCGGAGTGGCTGGGCGGCACCCCGCGTCTGTGGCTGGACGCCGGCCCCTCGGCGGTCGTGATCACCCACGGCGGCGACGGCCTGACCGTCCACACCCGGGCCGGCGCGGAGTACTCCGTACCGGGCGAGAAGGTGGACGTCGTCGACACCATCGGCGCAGGGGACACCGTCAACGCGGCCCTCCTGCACGGCCTGGCGGCCCGGGACGCCCTCTCCGACCCGGCTCTCACGGCCCTGGGCGCCGACGCCTGGACCCGTCTGCTGCGCTTCGCCGCCCGCGCGGCGGCGATCACCTGCTCCCGAGCGGGTGCGGAACCGCCGTACGCGGCGGAGGTGGGCGAGGTCTAG
- a CDS encoding maleylpyruvate isomerase family mycothiol-dependent enzyme, which translates to MMDHARDLASVCEATDRLLTAAAALDNAGVTEPSRLPGWTRGHVLAHLARNADALVNVFAGRPMYASAEARDSDIERDAPRPLKTQLADVRDSAHRFQDAASLSQDWSRTVELRNGVLDTAAWLPFRRWIEVELHHVDLGIGYELEDLPEEFTQREINFLAHRFSKHPDVPALTIEQDDGRLLPTGAVEGVTAEQLDSGYRPPLPGLTVSGRQADLLGWLAGRRDGSALHVEGGALPSLPPL; encoded by the coding sequence ATGATGGATCACGCGCGTGACCTGGCATCTGTGTGCGAAGCGACGGACCGGCTACTCACCGCAGCCGCCGCACTGGACAACGCCGGTGTGACCGAGCCGTCACGGCTGCCCGGCTGGACCCGCGGTCATGTCCTCGCCCACCTCGCCCGCAACGCGGACGCCCTCGTGAACGTTTTCGCAGGCCGCCCCATGTACGCCTCCGCCGAGGCCCGGGACTCCGACATCGAGCGGGACGCGCCGCGCCCCCTGAAGACCCAGCTCGCCGACGTGCGCGACAGCGCGCACCGCTTCCAGGACGCGGCCTCGCTCTCCCAGGACTGGTCCCGGACGGTGGAGCTGCGCAACGGGGTCCTCGACACCGCCGCCTGGCTGCCCTTCCGGCGGTGGATCGAGGTGGAGCTGCATCACGTCGATCTGGGGATCGGGTACGAGCTGGAGGATCTGCCGGAGGAGTTCACCCAGCGCGAGATCAACTTCCTCGCCCACCGGTTCTCCAAGCACCCCGACGTCCCCGCTCTGACGATCGAGCAGGACGACGGGCGTCTGCTCCCCACCGGCGCCGTCGAGGGCGTCACGGCCGAACAGCTCGACAGCGGCTACCGGCCGCCGCTGCCCGGCCTCACGGTCAGCGGCCGTCAGGCCGACCTCCTCGGCTGGCTCGCCGGCCGTCGCGACGGCTCCGCGCTGCACGTGGAAGGAGGGGCCCTCCCCTCGCTGCCCCCGCTATAG
- a CDS encoding YceI family protein, which yields MTEDDARHTPTTTLLPLSPGDWELDPLHSAVNFTIRHLGIAKVRGRFERFTAELHTGGTVDDVRVGAEIALASLDTGNPDRDAHTRSADLLDVEKRPTMIFRSTRVRGAGEEWSLEGDLTIGDVTRPVTLAVEFGGIVDSPGDGRRHAGFEATGEIRRSDYGLDFGAGLLGDVVKVQLDMQFVEPGSQEG from the coding sequence ATGACTGAGGACGACGCGCGGCACACGCCGACCACCACCCTTCTTCCCCTGTCCCCCGGCGACTGGGAACTCGACCCGCTGCACTCGGCCGTCAACTTCACGATCCGGCACCTCGGGATCGCCAAGGTACGGGGCCGGTTCGAGCGGTTCACGGCCGAACTGCACACCGGCGGGACGGTCGACGACGTGCGGGTGGGCGCGGAGATCGCCCTCGCCTCCCTCGACACCGGGAACCCCGACCGTGACGCGCACACACGCTCGGCGGATCTGCTCGACGTCGAGAAGCGTCCGACGATGATTTTCCGCTCGACGCGGGTGCGCGGGGCGGGTGAGGAGTGGTCACTGGAAGGGGACTTGACCATAGGGGACGTGACCCGCCCGGTGACTCTCGCCGTGGAGTTCGGCGGGATCGTGGACTCCCCGGGGGACGGTCGCAGGCATGCCGGTTTCGAGGCGACGGGGGAGATCCGGCGCAGCGACTACGGCCTGGACTTCGGAGCCGGTCTTCTCGGTGATGTTGTCAAGGTGCAACTGGACATGCAGTTCGTCGAACCCGGTAGCCAGGAGGGTTGA
- a CDS encoding ABC transporter substrate-binding protein, with the protein MAAAVLLLAGCGGGDGDGRTDEGDKAAGDTTCDGRIDGTAHITMWFHAGQSGEQTTLKSQVREFNSSQKQVRVELVTLPEQRPYTELVLSAAASGDLPDLLDFDGPNLYSYAWSGTLKPIDSCVPAKIREDLLPSVREQGTYDGRLWGVGTFDSGLGLYVRPSVLKRAGVRIPKGVDDAWTADELTGILRKLRAQGYETPLDLNFTDSKLADEWNTYAFAPAVWSAGGDLIDPEEFRTADGYLNSPASVEALTTMRRWVDEGYVDRDPKKDKSAFVKGRTPISWMGHWKYGEFSEAYPGDVAIVPLPDFGTGTVTGMGSWQWGIPSGGADGDAVWRFLEYLLQPEQVARMSEANGAIPATEGAVRLSPLYDEDGAERLFIEQLRSGAARPRPQTPAYPAVTVAFSHAVADIVFSGEPVRRTLDEAVKEIDQDLAAHDGYPKSGP; encoded by the coding sequence GTGGCGGCTGCCGTGCTGTTGCTGGCCGGATGCGGCGGCGGAGACGGTGACGGCCGGACCGACGAGGGGGACAAGGCGGCGGGGGACACGACCTGCGACGGCAGGATCGACGGCACCGCGCACATCACGATGTGGTTCCACGCGGGCCAGAGCGGTGAGCAGACCACGTTGAAGAGCCAGGTCAGGGAGTTCAACAGCTCCCAGAAACAGGTACGGGTCGAACTGGTCACCCTCCCCGAACAGCGCCCGTACACCGAACTCGTGCTCTCCGCCGCGGCCAGCGGCGACCTGCCCGACCTGCTCGACTTCGACGGCCCGAACCTCTACAGCTACGCCTGGTCCGGCACGCTCAAGCCGATCGACTCCTGTGTGCCCGCGAAGATCCGCGAGGACCTGCTGCCCTCCGTCCGGGAACAGGGCACGTACGACGGCCGGTTGTGGGGCGTCGGCACGTTCGACTCGGGGCTCGGCCTGTACGTCCGGCCGTCGGTGCTGAAGAGGGCGGGCGTACGCATCCCGAAGGGCGTCGACGACGCCTGGACCGCCGACGAGCTGACGGGGATCCTGCGCAAGCTGCGCGCGCAGGGCTACGAGACCCCGCTCGACCTGAACTTCACCGACTCGAAGCTCGCCGACGAGTGGAACACCTACGCCTTCGCGCCGGCCGTGTGGTCGGCGGGCGGCGACCTCATCGACCCCGAGGAGTTCCGCACGGCCGACGGGTACCTCAACAGCCCGGCGTCCGTGGAGGCGCTCACCACCATGCGGCGCTGGGTGGACGAGGGATACGTCGACCGGGACCCGAAGAAGGACAAGAGCGCCTTCGTGAAGGGCCGCACACCCATCTCCTGGATGGGGCACTGGAAGTACGGGGAGTTCAGCGAGGCGTACCCCGGTGACGTGGCGATCGTCCCCCTGCCCGACTTCGGCACGGGCACCGTCACCGGCATGGGCTCCTGGCAGTGGGGCATCCCCTCCGGGGGCGCGGACGGCGACGCGGTGTGGCGTTTCCTGGAGTATCTGCTCCAGCCGGAGCAGGTGGCCAGGATGAGCGAGGCCAACGGCGCGATCCCGGCGACGGAGGGGGCCGTGAGACTGTCCCCGCTGTACGACGAGGACGGCGCGGAGCGGTTGTTCATCGAGCAGCTGCGCAGCGGAGCCGCCCGGCCCCGGCCGCAGACCCCGGCATATCCGGCGGTCACCGTCGCCTTCTCGCACGCGGTCGCCGACATCGTCTTCTCCGGGGAGCCCGTTCGCAGGACGCTGGACGAGGCGGTGAAGGAGATCGACCAGGATCTCGCCGCCCACGACGGTTACCCGAAGAGCGGACCGTGA
- a CDS encoding ABC transporter substrate-binding protein produces the protein MRPVLRVPRSPRRAASAAIAALLAAAAVGCAPQPEEDASGSASASASGASCAKGELGTKTSGKLTIATDQPAYEPWFKDDDPKNGEGFESAVAYAVAKRLGYDKGDVVWQSVPFNKAFAPGAKTFDFDVNQVSISDERKKAVDFSSGYYDVRQAVVALKDSPAAKATSVADLKKLHLGAQVGTTSLDYIDDVVKPSQDAAAYAKNDQAKSALKNGQIDAIVVDLPTAFYITGAEVTDAKIVGQFENQGGTPEQFGLVLDKGSALTSCVTSAVDALREDGTLARIEQEWLSDAVDAPVLK, from the coding sequence ATGCGTCCTGTCCTGCGAGTCCCGCGCTCCCCGCGCCGTGCCGCCTCCGCCGCCATAGCCGCCCTGCTCGCCGCCGCCGCGGTGGGCTGCGCCCCTCAGCCGGAGGAGGACGCCTCCGGCTCGGCCTCCGCCTCGGCGTCCGGAGCGTCCTGCGCCAAGGGCGAGTTGGGGACGAAGACCTCCGGCAAGCTGACGATCGCCACCGACCAGCCCGCCTACGAGCCCTGGTTCAAGGACGACGACCCGAAGAACGGCGAGGGCTTCGAGTCGGCCGTCGCGTACGCCGTGGCGAAGCGGCTCGGCTACGACAAGGGGGACGTCGTCTGGCAGAGCGTGCCCTTCAACAAGGCGTTCGCGCCCGGGGCGAAGACCTTCGACTTCGACGTCAACCAGGTGTCGATCAGCGACGAGCGCAAGAAGGCCGTGGACTTCTCCTCGGGCTACTACGACGTGCGCCAGGCCGTCGTCGCGCTGAAGGACTCCCCGGCCGCGAAGGCCACGAGCGTCGCCGATCTGAAGAAGCTGCATCTGGGCGCCCAGGTCGGCACCACCAGCCTGGACTACATCGACGACGTGGTGAAGCCGAGCCAGGACGCCGCCGCGTACGCGAAGAACGACCAGGCCAAGTCCGCGCTGAAGAACGGCCAGATCGACGCGATCGTGGTCGACCTGCCGACCGCGTTCTACATCACGGGGGCCGAGGTGACGGACGCGAAGATCGTCGGCCAGTTCGAGAACCAGGGCGGCACACCCGAGCAGTTCGGGCTCGTCCTCGACAAGGGCAGCGCCCTCACGTCCTGTGTGACGAGCGCCGTGGACGCCCTGCGCGAGGACGGCACCCTGGCGAGGATCGAGCAGGAGTGGCTCTCCGACGCCGTCGACGCGCCGGTGCTCAAGTGA
- a CDS encoding helix-turn-helix domain-containing protein, translating into MSDNELAAFLRSRREAITPADVGLPTGPRRRAPGLRRAELATLAGISVEYLTRLEQGRDRNPSSQVLGALADALRLRVPDRVLLRRLSKESGDGLLCSAPVPPARTVRPTVRALLDRLEPSPAVLLNWLGDIVAHTTGYERYARPLGLLDGTPPNVLRYLFTDERARTVYPGWERLADEQVAHLRHEAPLHDPHVAALADELTVTAGARFTLRLKGVPAMPLRNGTDLVEHPEAGRLRLSYETLALPDDGQRLMVHLPADEATATALDHLNGRKPGALRAVGG; encoded by the coding sequence GTGAGCGACAACGAGTTGGCCGCCTTCCTGCGCAGCCGCCGCGAAGCCATCACCCCGGCCGACGTGGGGCTGCCCACCGGCCCCCGCCGCCGCGCACCCGGCCTGCGCCGCGCCGAACTGGCCACCCTCGCCGGGATCAGCGTCGAGTACCTCACCCGGCTGGAACAGGGCCGCGACCGCAATCCCTCGTCCCAGGTGCTCGGCGCCCTCGCGGACGCACTGCGCCTGCGCGTACCCGACCGCGTCCTGCTGCGCCGACTCTCCAAGGAGAGCGGCGACGGCCTGCTCTGCTCGGCGCCCGTCCCGCCGGCCCGCACCGTACGGCCCACCGTGCGGGCCCTCCTGGACCGGCTGGAGCCCAGCCCGGCCGTGCTGCTCAACTGGCTCGGCGACATCGTGGCCCACACCACCGGCTACGAGCGGTACGCCCGCCCCCTCGGACTGCTCGACGGCACCCCGCCCAACGTCCTGCGGTACCTGTTCACCGACGAGCGGGCCCGCACGGTGTACCCGGGCTGGGAAAGGCTCGCAGACGAGCAGGTCGCCCACCTGCGCCACGAGGCCCCGCTGCACGACCCCCATGTCGCCGCCCTGGCCGACGAGTTGACGGTGACCGCGGGAGCCCGGTTCACGCTGCGGCTCAAGGGCGTACCGGCCATGCCGCTGCGCAACGGCACCGATCTCGTCGAGCACCCGGAGGCGGGACGGCTGCGGCTGTCGTACGAGACGCTCGCCCTGCCGGACGACGGGCAGCGCCTCATGGTCCACCTCCCGGCCGACGAGGCCACGGCCACCGCCCTCGACCACCTCAACGGCCGCAAACCGGGCGCCCTGCGAGCGGTCGGCGGCTGA
- a CDS encoding ABC transporter substrate-binding protein produces MTLLLTGCDTDGDDGERTRRDADATCDGRIDAPAQITMWFHEPAARGETEAVRAQVQAFNTSQDEVTVRLVSLPEGEYDDLVRAAAADGELPDLLDFDAPKLFSHAWSGELRPIDSCVPESLREDLLPSVLEQGTYRGRLWGLGTFDSGLGLYIRPSVLKKAGVRIPRGIGDAWTADEFTGILKKLRTLGYETPLDLQLPWADTEWGTYGFAPAVWSAGGDLIERSTYRTADGVLNGPQSVEALTTLQSWAKAGYVDANKDSGAFQKGRSPVSWTGHWWYHRYTEAHPGDVAVVPLPDFGTGSATGMGSWQWGMPAGRADGDAVWRFLAFLLRPDEILRMTDVNSGIPATGTAIERTDAFALGGPGRLYIDQLRNGTARPRPQTPAYPAITEAFAEAFAKIMRGEAVKPALDEAVRAVDKDLADHGHYPPTGP; encoded by the coding sequence ATGACCCTGCTGCTCACCGGCTGCGACACGGACGGCGACGACGGGGAGCGCACCCGGCGGGACGCCGACGCGACCTGCGACGGCCGGATCGACGCCCCGGCCCAGATCACCATGTGGTTCCACGAGCCGGCGGCACGCGGCGAGACGGAGGCCGTGCGCGCCCAGGTCCAGGCGTTCAACACCTCCCAGGACGAGGTGACCGTCCGACTCGTCAGCCTCCCGGAGGGCGAGTACGACGACCTGGTCCGCGCGGCGGCCGCCGACGGCGAACTTCCCGATCTGCTCGACTTCGACGCGCCGAAACTGTTCAGCCACGCCTGGTCCGGCGAGCTCCGGCCGATCGACTCCTGCGTCCCCGAGTCCCTGCGCGAGGACCTGCTCCCCTCCGTCCTCGAACAGGGCACCTACCGGGGCAGGCTCTGGGGCCTCGGTACGTTCGACTCCGGACTCGGCCTGTACATCCGGCCGTCGGTGCTGAAGAAGGCGGGCGTACGCATTCCCCGGGGCATCGGCGACGCCTGGACCGCCGATGAATTCACCGGCATCCTGAAGAAACTGCGCACTCTGGGCTACGAGACGCCGCTGGACCTCCAGTTGCCGTGGGCCGACACCGAATGGGGAACGTACGGGTTCGCGCCGGCCGTCTGGTCGGCGGGCGGCGACCTGATCGAACGCTCCACCTATCGCACGGCCGACGGAGTGCTCAACGGACCGCAGTCGGTCGAGGCGCTGACGACGCTCCAGAGCTGGGCGAAGGCGGGTTACGTGGACGCGAACAAGGACTCCGGGGCGTTCCAGAAGGGCCGTAGTCCCGTGTCCTGGACCGGCCACTGGTGGTACCACCGCTACACGGAGGCCCACCCCGGCGACGTGGCCGTCGTGCCCCTGCCCGACTTCGGCACGGGCAGCGCCACCGGAATGGGTTCCTGGCAGTGGGGCATGCCCGCGGGCCGGGCCGACGGCGACGCCGTATGGCGCTTCCTGGCCTTCCTGCTGCGCCCCGACGAGATCCTGCGCATGACCGACGTCAACAGCGGGATACCCGCCACCGGCACCGCGATCGAACGGACCGACGCGTTCGCCCTCGGCGGCCCCGGACGCCTGTACATAGACCAGCTCCGCAACGGAACCGCCCGCCCCCGGCCGCAGACCCCCGCCTACCCGGCGATCACCGAGGCCTTCGCCGAGGCGTTCGCGAAGATCATGCGGGGAGAGGCCGTGAAGCCCGCCCTGGACGAGGCGGTACGCGCGGTCGACAAGGACCTGGCGGACCACGGCCACTACCCCCCGACCGGACCGTGA